The Sphingobacteriales bacterium genomic sequence TGGTATTTAAAACCGTTGTAGTGCATCATAAAAGGTACTCTGTAGTCGGCACTTAGTTTGGCAATGGCATTCATGGCATCTTCATACATAAGGCTTTTTTCGGCACTATTGGGTATAACGGTCGAAAAGCTGTTTATAAAGTACAAATTATCTGTTGTATCAACTATAACGCGCTGTTTGGATTTTTTGCGGTAAGTATTAATAAAAATATTTTTCATGATGGTAAAAAGCCATGCTTTTAAATTAGTACCCTCAGCATATTTCTCTTGGTTTACCAACGCGCGATAAATGGTTTCTTGCAATAAATCCTTTGCCTCATCCATGTCTTTTGTTAGATTGAAAGCAAAAGGTTTTAAACTACCTGATAAATTAACAACCTGTTGTGGGAAATTAGCAGTAATAACCATAAGAAAATCTTTATTTTTTGAGTTTTTTGTTTAACTTTAATACTGCAAAGATACAACAAGGCGTGCAGTTTTGTGCTTTTGTTTAGCT encodes the following:
- a CDS encoding RNA polymerase sigma factor, with the protein product MVITANFPQQVVNLSGSLKPFAFNLTKDMDEAKDLLQETIYRALVNQEKYAEGTNLKAWLFTIMKNIFINTYRKKSKQRVIVDTTDNLYFINSFSTVIPNSAEKSLMYEDAMNAIAKLSADYRVPFMMHYNGFKYQEIADDLQLPLGTVKSRIFFARKALKDRLPEYADSFINNNGSIANTIYN